In one Roseburia intestinalis L1-82 genomic region, the following are encoded:
- a CDS encoding alpha/beta hydrolase: MNEILNTEPVGRAAGNLFPTCFMARVPVEHRDHTMAQIEKEETMEWGAPFLADAFLECANLIKETAETKKFKYIPLWGENDDASAGDKMSHWKNGIPDADLNTEEGVWLFTGDPAVDNEAFAHTAGSDSIPPYESVAVSKEKRNTSGLKPAVILCPGGGYEMVSFYNEGLQPAQRMERDGGYKAFILCYRIRPNYYPLPQMDLARAVMYVRAHAAEYQVDPNRIVIVGASAGGHLCASEALLHEELKENVLENLAKFQKADMVEQYRKISARPDAVGLLYPVISFTSEYHEGSYIYNTNEKPGLREKLSVEFHITSDYPMTYAYANADDGCVPASNTMRLNEALEKAGVKHLCEVYPTGDHGIGLGYHTSAKMWSENMLAFFDQNL, encoded by the coding sequence ATGAACGAAATTTTAAATACAGAGCCGGTCGGACGTGCAGCCGGCAATCTGTTTCCAACCTGTTTTATGGCACGCGTACCGGTGGAACACAGGGATCATACGATGGCACAGATTGAGAAGGAAGAAACGATGGAGTGGGGAGCACCATTTTTAGCGGATGCCTTTTTAGAATGTGCAAACCTGATCAAAGAAACGGCGGAGACAAAGAAATTTAAGTACATTCCACTGTGGGGAGAAAATGATGATGCATCGGCAGGCGATAAAATGTCACACTGGAAAAACGGGATCCCGGATGCAGATTTAAATACGGAGGAAGGTGTCTGGCTGTTTACCGGTGATCCGGCTGTGGACAACGAGGCATTTGCGCATACTGCTGGCAGTGATTCCATTCCGCCTTATGAATCTGTGGCGGTTTCCAAGGAAAAAAGAAATACATCAGGCTTAAAACCGGCGGTGATCCTCTGTCCGGGCGGCGGCTATGAGATGGTATCCTTCTATAATGAGGGACTTCAGCCTGCACAGCGCATGGAACGCGATGGCGGCTATAAGGCATTTATTTTATGCTACCGGATCCGTCCGAACTACTATCCGCTGCCACAGATGGATCTTGCAAGAGCGGTTATGTATGTGCGGGCACATGCGGCGGAATATCAGGTGGATCCGAACCGGATCGTGATCGTGGGCGCATCCGCAGGCGGTCATCTCTGTGCGAGTGAGGCGCTGCTCCATGAGGAATTAAAGGAAAATGTACTGGAAAACCTTGCAAAATTCCAGAAAGCTGATATGGTAGAACAATATAGAAAAATTTCTGCCAGACCGGACGCAGTAGGATTATTATATCCGGTCATCAGCTTTACTTCAGAATATCACGAGGGAAGTTATATTTATAATACGAATGAGAAACCGGGACTTCGTGAAAAATTATCGGTTGAGTTCCATATCACGTCGGATTATCCGATGACTTATGCCTATGCCAATGCGGACGATGGCTGTGTACCTGCAAGCAATACCATGCGTTTGAATGAAGCACTGGAAAAAGCAGGCGTAAAGCATCTGTGCGAGGTTTATCCGACCGGAGATCATGGAATCGGGCTTGGATATCATACTTCTGCAAAAATGTGGAGTGAAAACATGCTTGCGTTCTTTGATCAAAATTTATAA
- a CDS encoding C69 family dipeptidase, whose translation MACTTILVGKKASYDGSTMIARNDDSGSGHFTPKKFVVIHPEEQPKTYKSVISHVTIELPDDPMRYTAVPNAVEGEGIWAAAGVNEANVAMTATETITSNPRVLGADPLVEIQPAEDGKEEVPGGIGEEDIVCIVLPYIRSAREGVKRLGSLLEQYGTYEMNGIAFQDQDEVWWLETIGGHHWIARRVPDDVYVVMPNQLGIDHFDLEDALSDQKEYMCSSDLKEFIEKNHLNLSMDGSLNPRDAFGSHDDADHVYNTPRAWYMERCLNPHTKVWDGEHADYTPQSDDIPWCMVPEKKITVEDVKYVLSSHFQGTPYDPYAAYGEKNMRGAYRSIGINRNDFLAVIQMRPGMERDCNVIEWIAFASNAFNVLVPFYADIDETPDYLCNTTGEVSTDNFYWSGRMIAAMADASYRSSVFHIERYKEHVLAKGHELINRYDALLSQETDAAKRKEIRHEANRAVAGMLKKETTDTLDKVLFELSGQMKNAYARSDA comes from the coding sequence ATGGCATGTACTACAATACTTGTTGGGAAAAAAGCATCTTATGACGGTTCTACGATGATCGCAAGAAATGATGATTCCGGTTCCGGACATTTTACACCGAAAAAATTTGTTGTTATTCATCCGGAGGAGCAGCCGAAAACATATAAATCTGTTATTTCACATGTGACAATCGAACTTCCGGATGATCCGATGCGCTATACGGCGGTGCCAAATGCCGTGGAGGGAGAAGGAATCTGGGCAGCGGCAGGTGTCAATGAGGCAAATGTTGCGATGACAGCAACGGAGACGATCACATCAAATCCGCGTGTGCTTGGAGCAGATCCGTTAGTTGAAATTCAGCCGGCGGAAGATGGAAAAGAAGAAGTACCTGGCGGGATCGGCGAGGAGGATATCGTATGTATCGTTCTGCCGTATATCCGCAGTGCAAGAGAGGGTGTGAAACGCCTTGGTTCTCTATTAGAACAGTACGGCACCTATGAGATGAACGGAATCGCTTTTCAGGATCAGGATGAGGTCTGGTGGCTTGAGACGATCGGCGGACATCACTGGATCGCAAGAAGGGTGCCGGATGATGTATATGTTGTCATGCCAAACCAGCTTGGTATTGACCACTTTGATCTTGAGGATGCGCTATCTGATCAGAAAGAATATATGTGTTCTTCAGATCTGAAAGAATTTATTGAGAAAAATCATCTGAATCTCTCAATGGACGGCAGCTTAAATCCGAGAGATGCGTTTGGCAGCCATGATGACGCAGACCATGTATACAATACGCCGAGAGCGTGGTATATGGAGCGCTGCTTAAATCCGCACACGAAAGTCTGGGATGGAGAACATGCAGACTATACCCCGCAGTCCGACGACATTCCGTGGTGTATGGTACCGGAAAAGAAGATCACGGTGGAGGATGTAAAATATGTGCTGTCCTCCCACTTCCAGGGGACGCCGTACGATCCGTATGCGGCATACGGGGAGAAAAATATGCGCGGTGCATACCGCTCGATCGGAATCAACCGCAATGACTTTTTGGCTGTGATCCAGATGCGTCCGGGAATGGAACGTGACTGTAATGTGATCGAGTGGATCGCATTTGCATCCAATGCGTTTAATGTACTGGTTCCGTTTTATGCGGATATCGATGAGACACCGGACTATCTCTGCAACACCACAGGTGAGGTTTCCACGGACAATTTTTACTGGTCAGGCAGGATGATCGCGGCGATGGCAGACGCCTCTTACCGCAGTTCGGTATTCCATATTGAAAGATATAAGGAACATGTGTTAGCGAAAGGTCATGAGCTGATTAATCGTTATGATGCACTTCTTTCCCAAGAGACGGATGCAGCAAAAAGAAAAGAGATCCGGCATGAGGCAAACCGTGCGGTTGCCGGAATGTTAAAGAAAGAAACCACAGATACACTCGATAAGGTACTGTTTGAACTGAGCGGTCAGATGAAAAATGCATATGCGAGATCAGATGCATAA
- a CDS encoding ArsR family transcriptional regulator: MEMESVFLDNLPDTANMILNILWDRNEEMCTAELTEAVNEVYNRRWEKGLIQEFINLLIRMDYVEKKRHGFRVYYTALGSDYEL, encoded by the coding sequence ATGGAGATGGAAAGTGTATTTTTAGACAATCTTCCGGACACAGCCAATATGATCTTAAATATTCTGTGGGACAGAAATGAAGAGATGTGTACTGCTGAGTTAACGGAAGCAGTGAATGAAGTGTATAACAGACGCTGGGAAAAAGGTCTGATACAGGAATTTATCAATCTGCTGATCCGGATGGACTATGTGGAGAAGAAAAGGCATGGATTTCGTGTATATTACACTGCATTAGGTTCAGATTATGAATTATAA
- the gltS gene encoding sodium/glutamate symporter encodes MEVQLDMYQTLAASVLVLMLGSYLKQQIHVLEKFCIPAPVVGGLLFAIVTCICYSSGFMEISFDDTLREVCMVFFFTSVGFQANLKVLKSGGKSLAIFLGLVILLIVLQNLLAIGTSHLLGIDALIGMCTGSIPMVGGHGTAGAFGPVLEDLNVEGATTICTAAATFGLIAGSLVGGPLGRKLIEKKNLLDTVVPEDDSLLVEDEKKHERHTNMYASAVFQLILAIGLGTVFSWLLTKTGMTFPIYIGAMIAAALFRNIGEYSGKFVIHMGEINDIGGISLSLFLGMAMITLKLWQLASLALPLIILLAVQAVLICVFARFVVFYVMGKDYDAAVLAAGTCGFGMGATPNAMANMQVLCEKYAPSVKAYLIIPLIGSLFADFINSLVITFFINIL; translated from the coding sequence ATGGAAGTTCAGTTGGATATGTATCAGACATTGGCAGCTTCGGTGCTGGTGCTGATGCTGGGTAGTTATCTAAAACAACAGATACATGTACTGGAAAAATTCTGTATTCCGGCGCCGGTCGTCGGGGGACTGCTATTTGCAATCGTCACATGTATCTGTTACAGCAGTGGATTTATGGAGATCTCTTTTGATGATACCTTAAGGGAAGTGTGTATGGTATTCTTTTTTACATCAGTAGGATTTCAGGCAAATCTGAAGGTGTTAAAGAGTGGTGGAAAGTCGCTGGCGATATTTTTAGGGTTGGTCATTCTCCTGATCGTTTTACAGAATCTGCTTGCAATCGGAACATCCCATCTGCTTGGCATTGATGCGCTGATCGGTATGTGTACCGGTTCGATCCCGATGGTGGGCGGACACGGAACTGCGGGCGCGTTTGGCCCGGTTCTGGAGGATCTGAATGTGGAAGGTGCAACGACGATCTGTACCGCGGCGGCAACATTTGGACTGATCGCGGGAAGTCTGGTTGGCGGACCGCTTGGCAGGAAACTGATCGAAAAGAAAAATCTGCTCGATACGGTTGTGCCGGAAGATGACAGTCTTCTGGTGGAAGATGAAAAGAAACATGAGCGTCATACGAATATGTATGCATCTGCAGTGTTTCAGCTGATTCTGGCAATCGGACTGGGCACCGTTTTTTCCTGGCTTCTGACGAAAACAGGAATGACGTTCCCAATCTATATCGGCGCAATGATCGCAGCGGCACTGTTTCGTAATATCGGAGAGTATTCCGGCAAGTTTGTGATCCATATGGGAGAGATCAATGATATTGGTGGTATTTCGCTGTCATTGTTCCTTGGAATGGCAATGATCACGTTAAAACTGTGGCAGCTTGCGTCGCTTGCACTGCCGCTTATCATACTGTTGGCAGTACAGGCAGTTTTGATCTGTGTATTTGCAAGGTTTGTGGTATTTTATGTGATGGGAAAAGATTATGACGCAGCGGTGCTTGCAGCCGGAACCTGTGGATTTGGAATGGGCGCGACACCGAACGCCATGGCAAACATGCAGGTGCTGTGTGAAAAATATGCTCCGTCCGTAAAGGCGTATCTGATCATTCCTCTGATCGGAAGTCTGTTTGCAGATTTTATCAACAGTCTGGTTATTACATTTTTCATCAATATATTATAA
- a CDS encoding MetQ/NlpA family ABC transporter substrate-binding protein gives MKKRVLTTILAGVLAVSAFAGCGSSNTAGNAAADNNAAAETNDAAVADTTAAESEAAESVADTQTTEGGTITVAASATPHAEILEEAKKILADQGWDLEITIFDDYVLPNEVVESGEFDANYFQHIPYLENFNAEKGTHLVNAGGIHYEPFGIYPGTKKDLSELADGDTIAVPNDTTNEARALLLLQDNGIITLKDGAGLEATVNDIAENPHNVKIEELAAEQVARVAPEVAFVVLNGNYALQAGYSVAQDSLAYETSDSEAAKTYVNVIAVKEGNENNPGIQALVKVLKSDDIKKFINDTYDGAVIPFED, from the coding sequence ATGAAAAAAAGAGTACTTACCACAATCTTAGCAGGCGTTTTAGCAGTATCTGCATTCGCAGGATGCGGCAGCAGCAACACAGCAGGCAATGCAGCTGCAGATAATAACGCAGCAGCAGAAACAAATGATGCAGCAGTTGCAGACACCACTGCAGCAGAAAGTGAAGCAGCCGAGAGCGTAGCTGACACACAGACAACAGAGGGCGGTACGATTACCGTAGCAGCTTCTGCAACACCACATGCAGAGATCTTAGAGGAAGCAAAGAAGATCCTTGCAGATCAGGGATGGGACTTAGAGATCACAATTTTTGATGATTACGTACTTCCAAACGAGGTAGTAGAGAGCGGCGAGTTCGACGCAAACTACTTCCAGCACATTCCTTACTTAGAGAACTTCAACGCAGAGAAAGGTACACACCTTGTCAATGCAGGAGGCATTCACTACGAGCCATTCGGAATTTATCCGGGAACAAAGAAAGATCTCTCTGAGTTAGCAGACGGCGATACGATCGCAGTACCAAACGATACCACAAACGAGGCAAGAGCATTATTACTGTTACAGGATAACGGCATCATCACTTTAAAAGACGGCGCCGGCTTAGAGGCAACTGTCAACGATATCGCTGAGAACCCGCACAACGTAAAGATCGAAGAGCTCGCAGCAGAACAGGTAGCAAGAGTGGCACCGGAAGTTGCATTCGTTGTATTAAACGGTAACTACGCATTACAGGCAGGTTACTCTGTAGCACAGGATTCCTTAGCATACGAGACATCTGATTCTGAGGCAGCAAAAACATATGTAAATGTCATCGCTGTAAAAGAAGGAAACGAGAACAACCCTGGCATCCAGGCACTTGTAAAAGTATTAAAATCTGATGACATCAAGAAATTCATTAACGATACTTATGATGGAGCAGTTATTCCGTTTGAGGACTAA
- a CDS encoding exotoxin → MKNRKTYENTLSIILDELDIKMEEVKVEQVILNRYGKRAIRLDAWGKTVDNRQINMEMENNMHDDVKK, encoded by the coding sequence ATGAAAAATAGAAAGACTTATGAAAATACATTAAGTATTATTTTAGATGAACTGGATATTAAGATGGAGGAGGTTAAGGTAGAGCAGGTTATTTTAAATCGTTACGGAAAAAGGGCGATACGTTTGGATGCGTGGGGGAAAACCGTTGATAACAGGCAGATCAATATGGAAATGGAAAATAATATGCATGATGATGTGAAGAAATAA
- a CDS encoding LysR family transcriptional regulator encodes MTLQQLKYALTIADCGSMNEAAKTLFLSQPSLSETIRELETEIGFDLFVRSNRGILVTPEGEEFLGYARQVTEQFTLLTSRYIDKQVKEKFSVSMQHYTFAVKAFVETVKQAGMEQYEFAVHETTTYDVLENVKNFRSEIGVLYLNDFNEKVMNKIIREHGLEFIELFSCDTYVYLWSGHPLAKQEVISMEELDAYPCLSFDQGEHHSLYLAEEMKSTYDYKRLIKANDRATLLNLMIGLNAYTLCSGIICEELNGSDYMAIPLKETEKMRIGYVKRKGAKVSHIGEIYIEELKKYRENVM; translated from the coding sequence ATGACACTGCAGCAGTTAAAATATGCATTGACGATCGCGGACTGCGGATCGATGAATGAGGCGGCAAAGACACTATTTCTTTCCCAGCCGAGTCTCTCAGAGACGATCCGGGAACTTGAAACGGAGATCGGGTTTGATCTGTTTGTGCGTTCTAACCGGGGAATCCTGGTGACACCGGAGGGGGAAGAGTTTTTAGGATATGCAAGACAGGTCACGGAGCAGTTTACACTGCTCACTTCCCGCTATATCGACAAGCAGGTCAAAGAAAAGTTCAGCGTATCCATGCAGCACTATACATTTGCAGTCAAGGCATTTGTGGAGACGGTAAAACAGGCTGGAATGGAACAGTATGAATTTGCAGTCCATGAGACCACCACTTATGATGTACTTGAGAATGTAAAAAATTTCCGGAGTGAGATCGGGGTTTTATATCTGAATGATTTCAATGAGAAAGTCATGAATAAGATCATCAGAGAACACGGATTGGAATTTATTGAACTGTTTTCCTGCGACACCTATGTCTATCTCTGGTCCGGGCATCCGCTGGCAAAACAGGAAGTGATCTCGATGGAAGAACTCGATGCGTATCCATGTCTTTCTTTTGATCAGGGCGAACACCATTCGCTTTATCTGGCGGAGGAAATGAAGAGTACTTATGATTATAAAAGACTCATCAAGGCAAATGACCGTGCCACGCTTCTGAATCTGATGATTGGATTAAATGCCTATACGCTCTGTTCCGGAATTATCTGTGAGGAACTAAACGGCAGTGACTATATGGCAATCCCGTTAAAGGAAACGGAGAAAATGCGCATTGGCTATGTGAAGCGGAAAGGGGCAAAAGTCAGCCATATCGGGGAGATCTATATCGAAGAATTAAAAAAATACAGGGAAAATGTGATGTAA
- a CDS encoding methionine ABC transporter ATP-binding protein, producing the protein MAAIEVRHLYKRFEQKGVTVEALSDINLTVEQGDIYGIIGMSGAGKSTLVRCLNFLEKPTEGQVLIEGQELGALTEKELRGQRSDIAMIFQNFNLLMQKSVLDNVCFPMQIQGKKKKEARERARELLKTVGLSEKEKAYPAQLSGGQRQRVAIARALASDPKILLCDEATSALDPQTTASILSLLKEINEKLGITIVIITHQMSVIREICSHVAIIEHGVLVEDGLVEDIFSHPKSKAAKELILRDQPGNNNAPLANAVQERMQGDKKIRIVFSENSAFEPVIANMILQFKTPVNILRADTKNVGGVAKGEMILGLPEDRHLQVDIEEYLKEKGLAVEEVTEDVE; encoded by the coding sequence ATGGCAGCAATTGAGGTCAGACATCTCTATAAAAGGTTTGAACAAAAGGGAGTGACCGTTGAGGCATTAAGTGATATCAATCTGACGGTGGAGCAGGGCGATATCTACGGAATCATCGGTATGTCGGGAGCTGGAAAAAGTACACTGGTACGATGCTTAAATTTCTTAGAGAAACCGACAGAAGGTCAGGTGCTGATCGAGGGTCAGGAATTAGGAGCATTGACAGAGAAGGAATTAAGAGGGCAGCGCAGCGATATTGCGATGATTTTTCAGAATTTTAATCTTCTGATGCAAAAGAGTGTACTTGACAATGTATGTTTCCCGATGCAGATTCAGGGAAAGAAAAAGAAAGAGGCGAGAGAAAGAGCGAGAGAACTGTTAAAAACGGTTGGCCTTTCCGAAAAAGAAAAGGCATATCCGGCACAGCTTTCCGGAGGACAGAGACAGAGAGTTGCGATCGCAAGAGCACTTGCTTCCGATCCGAAGATTTTACTTTGCGATGAGGCGACCAGCGCATTAGATCCACAGACAACCGCTTCGATCCTATCGCTGCTAAAAGAGATCAATGAAAAACTTGGCATCACGATCGTGATCATCACACATCAGATGTCAGTGATCCGTGAGATCTGCAGCCATGTGGCGATCATTGAACATGGTGTGTTAGTGGAAGACGGACTTGTGGAGGATATCTTTTCCCATCCGAAATCCAAAGCTGCAAAGGAACTGATCTTAAGGGATCAGCCGGGGAATAACAATGCACCATTGGCAAATGCAGTTCAGGAGCGCATGCAGGGAGATAAAAAGATCCGAATCGTCTTTTCTGAAAATTCCGCATTTGAGCCGGTCATTGCAAACATGATCTTACAGTTTAAAACACCGGTCAATATTTTAAGGGCAGACACCAAGAATGTCGGCGGTGTAGCCAAGGGAGAAATGATTTTAGGACTTCCGGAGGATAGACATTTACAGGTGGATATTGAGGAATATTTAAAAGAAAAAGGACTCGCAGTTGAGGAGGTGACCGAAGATGTGGAATGA
- a CDS encoding methionine ABC transporter permease, with protein MWNEQIIMMLLEGIKDTLYMTLTSTLIGYVIGLPMGILLTVTDKDGIHPNTAVYKVLDVIANLIRSVPFLILLIVLIPFTRFLIGRSYGPTATIVPLVIAAAPYIARMVESSLKEVDAGVIEAARSMGASNFTIVTKVMLVEARTSLIVGATISLGTILGYSAMAGTVGGGGLGDIAIRYGYTRWQTDIMIVTVILLVILFQIFQTIGMKLASNLDRRK; from the coding sequence ATGTGGAATGAGCAGATTATCATGATGCTGTTAGAGGGCATCAAGGACACACTTTATATGACATTGACATCGACACTGATCGGTTATGTGATCGGACTTCCGATGGGAATTCTTTTAACGGTCACTGACAAAGATGGAATTCATCCGAATACAGCAGTTTACAAGGTATTAGACGTGATCGCAAACCTGATCCGAAGCGTACCGTTTTTGATTTTGCTGATCGTGCTGATTCCGTTTACGAGATTTCTGATCGGAAGAAGCTATGGTCCGACAGCGACGATCGTACCGCTTGTCATAGCAGCGGCACCATATATTGCACGAATGGTGGAGTCTTCCTTAAAGGAAGTGGACGCAGGTGTCATTGAGGCAGCGCGTTCCATGGGAGCATCCAATTTTACCATTGTAACAAAAGTTATGTTAGTGGAAGCGCGTACATCCCTGATCGTAGGGGCAACCATTTCACTTGGAACAATTTTAGGATATTCCGCAATGGCGGGAACCGTCGGCGGCGGTGGACTTGGAGATATCGCAATCCGCTATGGTTATACCAGATGGCAGACCGATATCATGATCGTAACGGTTATTTTACTGGTAATTTTATTCCAGATATTCCAGACGATCGGCATGAAGCTTGCGAGCAATTTAGATCGCAGAAAATAA
- a CDS encoding PfkB family carbohydrate kinase, giving the protein MAVNKNGIVVIGAVFVDIKGFPEDIYIPDGRNAGRIEYIHGGVSRNVVEDIANIELRPTFLGIVDDSALGSDVIHKLQNHKVNTEYMLTIPNGMGTWLAVFDHRGDVAGSISQRPNLMPILDVLEESGDEIFENADSVVIEVDMDKEIVKKVVSLCEKFKKPLYGVVSNMSIAAERRDFLRKFDCFICNQLEAGMFFSDDYSEKTPEALAEILAGCVKRANIPSMVVTMGGKGAVYADREGTYGICPAKKVQVKDTTGAGDAFCAGVASGLTYGKTLEEAVEIGTRLAASVITSSENVCPRFLPAELGIDA; this is encoded by the coding sequence ATGGCAGTAAATAAAAATGGAATTGTAGTAATTGGTGCAGTATTTGTGGATATCAAGGGGTTTCCGGAAGATATTTATATCCCGGATGGGAGAAATGCGGGAAGAATCGAATATATCCATGGAGGTGTCAGCCGTAACGTTGTAGAAGATATCGCGAATATCGAACTGCGCCCTACATTTTTGGGAATTGTGGATGATTCGGCACTTGGAAGTGATGTCATTCACAAACTGCAGAATCATAAAGTAAATACAGAATACATGTTAACGATTCCAAATGGAATGGGAACCTGGCTTGCTGTATTTGACCATCGTGGAGATGTTGCCGGTTCAATTTCACAGAGACCGAATCTGATGCCGATTCTTGATGTGTTGGAAGAATCCGGGGATGAGATTTTTGAAAATGCTGATTCTGTCGTGATCGAAGTGGATATGGATAAAGAGATCGTAAAAAAAGTGGTAAGTCTGTGTGAAAAGTTTAAAAAACCGCTTTACGGGGTTGTCAGCAATATGAGTATTGCGGCAGAGAGAAGAGATTTCCTGCGGAAATTTGACTGTTTTATCTGTAACCAGTTAGAGGCAGGGATGTTCTTTTCGGATGATTACAGCGAAAAGACACCGGAAGCACTCGCAGAAATTCTTGCAGGCTGTGTAAAACGTGCCAATATTCCGTCCATGGTTGTGACGATGGGAGGCAAAGGTGCGGTCTATGCAGACCGGGAAGGCACATACGGCATCTGCCCGGCAAAAAAAGTACAGGTAAAAGATACGACAGGAGCAGGCGATGCGTTTTGCGCAGGTGTGGCAAGTGGTCTGACATACGGAAAAACCTTAGAGGAAGCGGTGGAGATTGGAACACGTCTGGCGGCGTCCGTGATCACGTCATCCGAGAATGTCTGTCCGCGTTTCCTTCCGGCGGAACTTGGAATTGACGCATAA
- a CDS encoding YitT family protein, with protein MESFMRQILKRIVETLVVIFGNCIYAFGIAMFILPSGLITGGTTGIALFVNDVFHTPVTVFVFVFNTIMFLIGFFAFGWKFAANTIVSTFSYPIALELITRLLGGYRITDDLILCTVFGGICIGAAIGLVIRMGASTGGMDIPPLILNKYFKIPVSSSIYVFDMLILLLQVFHSTGEQVLYGILLVIVYSAVLDKCLMLGTTKMQIKVVSSHIDEIRTAVLKDIDRGVTLLNSETGFLRNNTMMLLTVVSMRELAKTEKLIHEVDPDAFVVINKVSEVSGRGFSSKKRYLKQTGDVEG; from the coding sequence ATGGAGAGTTTTATGCGACAGATTTTAAAAAGAATTGTGGAAACATTGGTTGTGATATTTGGAAACTGCATTTATGCATTTGGAATTGCAATGTTTATTCTGCCAAGCGGGCTGATCACCGGTGGAACGACCGGTATCGCACTGTTTGTCAATGATGTTTTCCACACGCCGGTCACCGTGTTTGTATTTGTATTTAATACCATTATGTTTCTGATCGGATTTTTTGCATTCGGGTGGAAGTTTGCGGCAAATACGATTGTCAGCACATTCAGCTACCCGATTGCACTCGAACTGATCACAAGGCTGCTTGGGGGTTACCGGATTACCGATGACCTGATCTTGTGTACTGTTTTTGGCGGTATTTGTATCGGGGCAGCGATCGGACTTGTCATCCGGATGGGGGCTTCCACGGGCGGCATGGATATTCCGCCGCTGATCTTAAATAAGTATTTTAAGATTCCGGTGTCAAGTTCCATCTATGTATTTGATATGCTGATCTTACTCCTTCAGGTATTTCACAGCACAGGTGAACAGGTACTCTATGGCATTCTGCTTGTGATCGTATACAGCGCAGTGCTGGATAAATGTCTGATGCTTGGAACTACGAAAATGCAGATCAAGGTCGTCAGCAGCCATATTGATGAGATCCGCACAGCGGTATTAAAAGATATTGACCGCGGTGTGACACTGTTAAACAGCGAGACAGGGTTCTTAAGAAATAACACGATGATGCTTCTGACCGTGGTATCCATGCGTGAGCTTGCCAAAACGGAAAAACTGATTCATGAAGTAGACCCGGATGCCTTTGTGGTTATCAATAAAGTCAGTGAAGTGTCGGGAAGAGGTTTTTCGAGCAAGAAGAGATATTTAAAACAGACCGGGGATGTGGAAGGTTAA
- a CDS encoding TAXI family TRAP transporter solute-binding subunit, translating into MILMLAGCGANRKTIRFGAAGIGGMYDSFANAYVSLANKEDFSYKLETRNTAGSAANVRLLSGKYIELGIAQADLVEEAYHGTGEFRDKAYQGYKAVAALYPEACQIVVRTDSEIETLDDLLGKTISIGAEESGTERNANQILQAQGISGDMVKTVNLDYTEAAAKLADGEIDAFFCTAGTQTTVIGELAKECGIRLLSIDVKCRNRLKAAYPFYSEYTIPAGTYTGQTEEVKTLSVQAVLLAGDSLSENTVKELTELLFLHGKDIRYAASIELKEDEQSAIGGITIPFHKGAAAYYAECGIEVPTE; encoded by the coding sequence ATGATCTTAATGCTGGCAGGATGCGGCGCAAACCGGAAAACAATCCGGTTTGGAGCTGCGGGAATCGGCGGAATGTACGATTCCTTTGCCAATGCATATGTCAGTCTTGCAAATAAAGAGGATTTTTCGTATAAACTTGAAACAAGGAATACTGCCGGATCTGCAGCAAATGTCAGACTTCTTTCGGGCAAATATATTGAACTTGGGATTGCCCAGGCAGATCTGGTGGAGGAAGCCTATCATGGAACCGGGGAATTCCGGGACAAAGCATACCAGGGATATAAAGCGGTTGCAGCGCTTTATCCGGAGGCATGTCAGATCGTCGTGCGCACGGATTCAGAGATTGAGACATTGGATGATCTTCTTGGGAAAACGATCAGTATCGGGGCAGAGGAATCCGGGACAGAGCGGAACGCAAACCAGATTCTGCAGGCACAGGGCATCAGCGGAGATATGGTAAAGACTGTCAATTTGGATTACACGGAGGCGGCAGCGAAACTTGCAGATGGAGAGATCGATGCGTTCTTTTGTACAGCGGGAACACAGACTACGGTGATCGGGGAACTGGCAAAGGAATGCGGAATCCGGCTGTTGAGTATTGATGTAAAATGCCGGAACCGGTTAAAGGCGGCATATCCGTTTTATTCCGAATATACGATTCCGGCAGGCACTTATACCGGTCAGACAGAAGAGGTAAAAACACTGTCTGTACAGGCGGTGCTTCTGGCAGGTGACAGTTTATCGGAGAATACGGTAAAAGAGCTGACGGAACTTTTATTTTTACATGGAAAGGATATCCGCTATGCGGCCTCAATCGAATTAAAAGAGGACGAGCAGTCTGCGATTGGAGGTATTACAATCCCGTTTCATAAGGGTGCGGCGGCATATTATGCAGAGTGCGGTATCGAGGTGCCGACAGAGTAA